The proteins below are encoded in one region of Oryzias melastigma strain HK-1 linkage group LG7, ASM292280v2, whole genome shotgun sequence:
- the LOC112158686 gene encoding Ig-like V-type domain-containing protein FAM187A yields the protein MLRIIVLPFLFLLLLSSGVWSYEAPEDKQNVFANKACPAFLTFENAAYLAGVTVELPCHCKPQEVQNVVWFFRKHRASSRETRALTDHHGNRLLDTSEVPHSSDLRSRFSIRLFSLLVFRAGPLDSGLYICGSAHRDFFFGFDLDIQEVQTLSFTPKLSQQNLRKESQEDTANIHPLFKVFTSFQPWSQCDRCGVEGEQVRVGLCFVHSHFLHVRYRSNNQTVASCGSEAVPKAFTQLKQSKVGPKMEVRRCQVSCPTEAPPPSKLMAFVAFLGSSSASQTTQMKVLYLSHPADTVLTLGCPGAHPDMAVAWDQESTPIYRFHQPSDGNVRATSARLLIDTGHHLVFQPAKTQDSGVYHCWLQGRRAAEIHLLVYAHLGRGKSVLLDPELPAAVEFVLKSYAVMTALFLLLLFCRAAFRLMKDSTAHHVD from the exons ATGCTCCGGATAATAGTTCTGCcgttcctttttcttcttcttctgtcctcTGGGGTGTGGAGTTATGAAGCCCCGGAGGATAAGCAGAATGTGTTCGCTAACAAAGCTTGTCCGGCTTTTCTGACTTTTGAGAACGCTGCCTATTTAGCTGGAGTCACGGTGGAGCTGCCGTGCCACTGCAAACCTCAGGAG GTCCAAAATGTTGTGTGGTTCTTCAGGAAGCATCGGGCCAGCTCCAGGGAGACCAGAGCCCTCACggatcaccatggcaacaggctGCTGGATACCAGCGAGGTCCCTCACAGCAGTGACCTGCGGAGCCGATTCTCAATCAGGCTGTTCAGCCTGCTGGTCTTCAGGGCCGGGCCCCTCGACTCGGGTCTCTATATCTGCGGCTCCGCCCACAGAGACTTCTTCTTTGGTTTTGACCTGGACATCCAGGAGGTTCAAACACTCAGTTTCACTCCGAA GCTAAGTCAGCAAAATCTTAGGAAGGAAAGCCAAGAGGACACAGCAAACATCCATCCTCTCTTCAAGGTCTTCACCAGCTTCCAGCCCTGGTCTCAGTGCGATCGCTGCGGCGTTGAAGGGGAGCAGGTCCGCGTAGGGCTCTGCTTCGTCCACTCCCACTTCCTGCATGTGCGCTACAGATCCAACAACCAGACTGTGGCGTCCTGTGGTTCTGAGGCGGTACCAAAAGCTTTCACCCAACTCAAGCAAAGCAAAGTGGGTCCAAAGATGGAGGTCCGAAGGTGTCAGGTGTCCTGTccgacagaagctcctcccccttccaAACTAATGGCTTTCGTGGCTTTTCTTGGGTCCAG TTCTGCCTCCCAGACGACACAGATGAAGGTGTTGTACCTGAGCCACCCGGCAGACACTGTCCTCACCCTCGGATGTCCCGGGGCCCATCCTGACATGGCTGTGGCCTGGGATCAAGAGTCCACACCCATCTATCGGTTCCATCAGCCATCAGACGGTAACGTCAGGGCCACGTCCGCCAGACTCCTGATAGACACGGGTCACCACCTCGTGTTCCAGCCTGCAAAGACACAGGATTCAG GTGTGTACCACTGCTGGCTCCAGGGTCGCCGCGCCGCGGAGATCCATCTGCTGGTGTACGCTCACCTGGGTCGTGGGAAGTCTGTGCTGCTGGATCCCGAGCTCCCAGCAGCTGTTGAGTTCGTCCTCAAGTCGTACGCCGTCATGACGGCGTTgtttctcctgctgctgttctgcagagcTGCTTTCAGGCTGATGAAGGACAGCACAGCTCATCACGTGGATTAA